The following coding sequences lie in one Oceanicola sp. 502str15 genomic window:
- a CDS encoding alpha/beta hydrolase yields the protein MKKITVNAVSPSPYRQKCMTDPTAFDNAPFIPDAAAYPERWSEAAREHRSIEAALGRARLNQSYGPHPSEKYDLFYPASAQPKGTVIFIHGGFWRAFSRSDWSHLARGATERGWAVAMPSYPLCPEVKISDITGSIARATAAIALKTQGKISLTGHSAGGHLALRMLDPALDIGEARSRITRCLPISPLTDLAPLRDTHLNDTLQLTDSEAKSESPVHQQAPLTPVHVLIGAAERPSFIAQAKALPWPGVRVSEAAKLHHFNVIDFLLEADHPLTQWLTDEGAEPPTRPDPSA from the coding sequence ATGAAGAAAATCACGGTTAACGCCGTTTCACCCTCGCCATACCGACAAAAATGCATGACCGATCCAACCGCCTTCGACAACGCCCCGTTCATCCCTGACGCCGCCGCCTATCCCGAGCGCTGGTCGGAGGCTGCCCGCGAGCATCGGTCGATCGAAGCCGCCTTGGGGCGGGCCCGTCTGAATCAGAGCTACGGTCCGCATCCATCTGAAAAATATGATCTCTTCTACCCCGCCTCGGCCCAGCCCAAGGGCACGGTGATATTCATTCACGGTGGGTTCTGGCGGGCGTTTTCCCGGTCGGACTGGTCGCATCTAGCGCGTGGAGCAACCGAAAGAGGCTGGGCTGTCGCCATGCCCTCCTATCCGCTCTGCCCCGAGGTGAAAATCAGCGACATCACCGGCAGCATCGCCCGCGCAACTGCCGCCATTGCTCTGAAAACACAAGGAAAAATCTCCCTGACCGGCCATTCCGCCGGCGGCCATCTCGCTCTGCGTATGCTCGATCCGGCGCTCGACATCGGCGAGGCGCGGAGCCGCATCACCCGATGCCTGCCGATTTCTCCCCTCACGGACCTCGCTCCCCTGCGCGACACGCACCTCAACGACACCCTGCAACTCACTGACTCGGAGGCAAAATCCGAAAGCCCGGTGCATCAGCAGGCGCCGTTAACCCCTGTGCATGTCCTTATCGGGGCGGCCGAACGGCCTTCGTTCATTGCCCAGGCCAAGGCCCTGCCATGGCCCGGCGTCCGGGTGAGCGAAGCCGCAAAGCTCCATCATTTCAACGTGATCGACTTTCTTCTTGAAGCGGATCACCCGCTCACGCAGTGGCTGACAGATGAAGGGGCCGAGCCTCCCACCAGGCCCGACCCCTCCGCTTGA
- the rpe gene encoding ribulose-phosphate 3-epimerase: MSFDRAIKIAPSILAADFAAFGAECEAAEAQGADWIHVDVMDGHFVPNLTFGPAMCKALRPHIKGVMDVHLMIAPVDPYIDAFAEAGADVLTAHVEAGPHIHRTLQAIRGAGMRPGVALNPGTPAEAVRDVLDLTDLICVMTVNPGFGGQKFIDMGDKIRALRDMIGDREIHIEIDGGVDPKTAPLVAAAGADVLVAGSAVFKGGSVANPEPYGANIRAIRAAAESA; the protein is encoded by the coding sequence ATGTCTTTTGACCGCGCCATCAAGATCGCCCCCTCCATTCTTGCCGCCGATTTCGCCGCCTTTGGCGCGGAGTGCGAGGCCGCGGAAGCGCAGGGCGCCGACTGGATCCACGTGGACGTGATGGATGGGCATTTCGTGCCGAACCTCACCTTCGGGCCCGCCATGTGCAAGGCTTTGCGCCCCCATATCAAGGGCGTGATGGACGTGCACCTGATGATCGCTCCGGTCGACCCCTATATCGATGCCTTCGCCGAGGCCGGTGCCGATGTGCTGACCGCTCATGTGGAGGCTGGCCCGCATATTCACCGCACGCTTCAGGCGATCCGCGGGGCCGGCATGCGCCCGGGCGTGGCGCTCAACCCCGGCACTCCGGCCGAGGCAGTGCGTGATGTGCTGGATCTCACCGACCTGATCTGCGTGATGACGGTGAACCCGGGCTTCGGCGGGCAAAAGTTCATCGATATGGGCGACAAGATTCGCGCCCTGCGTGACATGATTGGCGACCGGGAGATTCACATCGAGATCGACGGCGGGGTGGACCCGAAAACCGCGCCCCTCGTTGCGGCGGCCGGTGCCGATGTGCTGGTGGCCGGGTCGGCGGTGTTCAAGGGCGGTTCTGTTGCGAATCCAGAGCCTTACGGCGCGAATATTCGGGCGATCCGGGCCGCCGCAGAAAGCGCCTGA
- a CDS encoding BMP family ABC transporter substrate-binding protein, producing the protein MKKRTLLKGAVAALALAASPALAESHSEKTKVGFVYVGPVGDGGWTYEHDQGRKAVEAEFGDAVETVYVENVPEGPDAERVITQMALDGADLIFTTSFGYMDPTINVAAKFPDVKFEHATGYKTAPNVSVYSARFYEGRAVQGTIAGRMTESNVIGYIGSVPIPEVVRGINSAFIHARKVNPDVQFKIVWVYEWFNPAKEADAAKVLIEQGADVILQHTDSTAPLAAAAEAGNVIGFGQASDMAEYADGPRVSSIIDNWAPYYIARTKAVMDGTWESTNTWDGIGPGMVGIGEITDKVPAEVKAEALALKDAIASGEYQPFTGPLKKQDGSDWLAEGETADDGTLAGMNFYVEGLEGEIPQ; encoded by the coding sequence ATGAAGAAAAGAACCCTCCTCAAAGGCGCCGTCGCCGCGCTGGCGCTCGCCGCCAGCCCGGCACTGGCCGAAAGCCATTCCGAAAAGACCAAGGTCGGCTTTGTCTACGTCGGCCCCGTCGGCGACGGCGGCTGGACCTACGAGCACGATCAGGGCCGCAAGGCCGTCGAGGCCGAGTTCGGCGATGCGGTCGAAACCGTCTATGTCGAGAACGTCCCCGAAGGCCCGGATGCCGAGCGGGTCATCACCCAGATGGCGCTCGACGGCGCCGACCTGATCTTCACCACGTCCTTCGGCTACATGGACCCCACTATTAACGTGGCTGCCAAGTTTCCCGACGTGAAGTTCGAGCATGCCACCGGCTACAAGACCGCGCCCAACGTCTCGGTTTATTCCGCCCGTTTCTACGAGGGCCGCGCCGTGCAGGGCACGATTGCCGGGCGCATGACCGAGAGCAACGTGATCGGCTACATCGGCTCGGTGCCGATCCCCGAGGTGGTGCGCGGCATCAACTCCGCCTTCATTCACGCCAGGAAGGTCAACCCCGACGTCCAGTTCAAGATCGTCTGGGTCTACGAGTGGTTCAACCCGGCGAAAGAGGCGGATGCCGCCAAGGTGCTTATCGAGCAGGGCGCCGACGTGATCCTTCAGCACACCGACTCCACCGCACCCCTCGCGGCGGCCGCCGAGGCGGGCAACGTGATCGGCTTCGGCCAGGCCTCCGACATGGCCGAATATGCCGATGGCCCCCGCGTGTCCTCGATCATCGACAATTGGGCTCCCTACTACATCGCCCGCACCAAGGCGGTGATGGACGGAACCTGGGAATCGACCAACACCTGGGACGGCATCGGTCCAGGCATGGTCGGCATCGGCGAGATCACCGACAAGGTCCCCGCCGAGGTGAAGGCCGAAGCCCTCGCCCTCAAGGACGCAATCGCGTCGGGCGAGTATCAGCCCTTCACCGGACCGCTGAAAAAGCAGGACGGAAGCGACTGGCTGGCAGAGGGAGAAACCGCCGACGATGGCACTCTGGCGGGCATGAACTTCTACGTTGAAGGTCTCGAAGGCGAGATCCCGCAGTAA
- a CDS encoding caspase family protein has translation MKLKALLLAGVAAMAALPALARDNHALLIGASTYPALEERFWLKGPANDIDLVQTYLLTNDSIPFEAAHVTVLADGIEGKQAPTLQAIRDAFKALAERVQPGDFVYLHFSGHGSQAPAKDPDSELDGLDELFLPVDIGPWNDSVGEVENALVDDEIGELIGMLRAKGADVWAVFDSCHSGTVTRAAPNGEDDEKMRKLEPGALGVPQAAITDAEGASRGLESPRDRADAPVAEEEERKEGEGTFVAFFAAQTNETTPEKLMPRSTKDRLQGVFTYTLFETLAERPGITYRQLGQEVLRKYSVKNLARSTPLFEGDLDGVVFGSGETVDVRQWPAEKGETKLRLRAGTLHGLASGERLAVLGSPADSTADAIGYATVDSATTFGATAVLEDGKTLDDVPRGAFLRKVDTGVDLTLRVALPEGEGAVHEAMKVAAQAIEGNGQLGGRFSFVAPGEEADIRLAVIAESPRPDAIWILDGTGEVPVADRSEQTPGEAPVLNFSSLPSVSTGDKSADDLAKVLTEQFAHIGKALNVLRIGAASGGNGLSVPVELHRARFDLDAGAIVEGSRAAMDAGNVPRLIPGDTIGVWAQNTTDEPLDINVLYVGADYSITFMDKARMQPGGIYNEDLSLISDEYFGRDRLVVILSPVAEQSDVEDLSFLQQDPLVRTRAIGTGGEGFRGLLDEAGFGQKTRAALPLGGMKKGPEPVILQFEIDTVPGEG, from the coding sequence ATGAAACTCAAGGCTTTGCTTCTTGCCGGCGTGGCCGCCATGGCCGCCCTTCCGGCACTCGCACGCGACAATCACGCGCTGCTCATCGGGGCCTCGACCTACCCGGCCCTCGAGGAGCGGTTCTGGCTGAAAGGCCCCGCGAACGACATCGATCTGGTGCAGACCTACCTGCTGACCAACGACTCGATCCCCTTCGAGGCGGCCCATGTCACGGTGCTGGCGGACGGGATCGAGGGCAAGCAGGCGCCCACGCTTCAGGCGATCCGGGATGCCTTCAAGGCGCTGGCCGAGCGTGTGCAGCCAGGTGATTTTGTGTATCTGCACTTCTCTGGCCACGGGTCGCAGGCCCCGGCCAAAGACCCCGACAGCGAACTCGACGGTCTGGATGAGCTGTTTCTGCCAGTGGATATCGGGCCGTGGAACGACTCGGTGGGCGAGGTCGAGAATGCGCTGGTCGATGACGAGATCGGCGAGTTGATCGGGATGCTCCGGGCGAAGGGCGCGGACGTGTGGGCGGTGTTTGACAGTTGCCATTCGGGCACCGTCACCCGGGCTGCGCCCAACGGCGAGGACGATGAGAAGATGCGCAAGCTGGAGCCCGGCGCGCTGGGTGTTCCGCAGGCGGCGATCACCGATGCAGAGGGTGCCTCGCGCGGGTTGGAAAGCCCCCGCGACCGGGCCGATGCGCCGGTGGCGGAGGAGGAGGAACGCAAGGAGGGAGAGGGGACCTTTGTTGCTTTCTTTGCCGCGCAAACCAATGAAACCACGCCAGAAAAGCTGATGCCCCGGTCGACGAAGGACCGGCTGCAGGGGGTGTTCACCTATACGCTCTTCGAGACGTTGGCGGAGCGCCCCGGGATCACCTATCGCCAGCTTGGGCAGGAGGTGTTGCGCAAGTATTCGGTGAAGAACCTCGCCCGCTCGACGCCGCTGTTCGAGGGCGATCTGGACGGGGTGGTGTTTGGCTCCGGCGAGACGGTCGATGTGCGGCAATGGCCCGCCGAGAAGGGCGAAACCAAGCTGCGGCTTCGGGCGGGCACGCTCCATGGTCTGGCCAGTGGTGAGCGGCTCGCGGTGCTTGGCTCTCCGGCGGATTCCACGGCCGATGCAATCGGCTACGCGACCGTGGACAGCGCAACCACCTTCGGCGCCACGGCGGTTCTGGAAGACGGCAAGACGCTGGACGACGTGCCGCGCGGTGCCTTTCTGCGCAAGGTCGATACCGGCGTGGACCTGACCCTGCGGGTTGCCCTGCCCGAGGGCGAAGGGGCGGTGCATGAAGCCATGAAAGTTGCCGCGCAAGCCATTGAAGGAAATGGCCAACTTGGCGGCAGGTTCTCCTTTGTCGCGCCGGGCGAAGAGGCCGATATTCGCCTTGCCGTGATCGCCGAGAGCCCGCGCCCCGATGCGATATGGATCCTCGACGGCACCGGCGAAGTGCCGGTGGCGGACCGCTCGGAGCAGACGCCGGGGGAGGCGCCTGTGCTCAACTTCTCCAGCCTGCCCAGCGTTTCGACCGGCGACAAGAGCGCGGACGACCTTGCCAAGGTGCTCACCGAGCAATTTGCCCATATCGGCAAGGCGCTCAACGTGCTGCGCATCGGCGCGGCCAGTGGCGGCAACGGGCTGAGTGTGCCCGTCGAGCTGCATCGCGCCCGGTTCGACCTTGATGCCGGGGCCATCGTCGAAGGTAGCCGTGCCGCAATGGATGCAGGCAACGTGCCCCGGTTGATCCCCGGCGATACCATCGGTGTGTGGGCGCAGAACACCACCGACGAACCGCTGGACATCAACGTGCTTTATGTTGGTGCCGATTACTCCATCACGTTCATGGACAAGGCGCGGATGCAGCCTGGTGGAATCTACAATGAAGACCTTTCCTTAATATCGGATGAATATTTCGGCCGAGATCGTCTGGTGGTGATCCTCTCGCCCGTCGCGGAGCAGAGCGACGTAGAAGACCTGAGCTTTCTGCAGCAGGATCCGCTGGTGCGCACGCGGGCCATCGGCACCGGTGGCGAGGGCTTCAGGGGGCTGCTGGACGAGGCGGGTTTTGGCCAGAAAACAAGGGCCGCGCTGCCCCTCGGTGGCATGAAGAAAGGCCCCGAGCCGGTGATCCTGCAGTTCGAGATAGATACCGTGCCGGGAGAGGGCTGA
- the deoC gene encoding deoxyribose-phosphate aldolase, which translates to MTTKTEAPAATAQLPQVALARNAGMELDMDWVMRAQANTSAIERRAASLPGRRSVKKAFQAAWLCKAITLIDLTTLAGDDTAGRVRRLCAKARQPVHPDILKALGMEGLTTGAICVYHDMVPVAVEALRGTGIPVAAVSTGFPAGLSPFHLRLAEIEESVKAGADEIDIVISRRHVLTGNWQALYDEMKAFRAACGPAHVKAILATGELGTLQNVARASLVCMMAGADFIKTSTGKESVNATLPVSLVMIRAIRDYFEATGTRVGYKPAGGISKAKDALLYLALLKDELGPRWVQPDLFRFGASSLLGDIERQLEHHVTGAYSASFRHAMG; encoded by the coding sequence GTGACCACCAAGACCGAAGCACCCGCCGCCACGGCCCAGCTGCCGCAGGTGGCGCTTGCCCGCAATGCGGGCATGGAGCTCGATATGGACTGGGTCATGCGCGCCCAGGCCAATACCTCTGCAATCGAGCGCCGCGCCGCCTCCTTGCCGGGTCGCCGCTCGGTCAAAAAGGCCTTTCAGGCCGCGTGGCTCTGCAAGGCCATCACACTGATCGACCTCACCACCCTCGCAGGCGATGACACTGCCGGCCGAGTCCGCCGCCTCTGTGCCAAGGCCCGTCAGCCGGTGCATCCGGATATCCTCAAGGCGCTCGGCATGGAGGGCCTGACCACAGGCGCGATCTGCGTCTACCACGACATGGTGCCCGTCGCCGTCGAGGCCCTGCGTGGCACAGGCATCCCCGTGGCCGCCGTTTCCACCGGCTTTCCCGCCGGCCTTTCTCCTTTCCATCTCCGCCTCGCCGAGATCGAGGAGAGCGTGAAGGCGGGGGCAGACGAGATCGACATCGTGATCTCCCGCCGCCATGTGCTGACCGGCAACTGGCAGGCGCTCTATGACGAGATGAAAGCCTTCCGCGCCGCCTGCGGCCCGGCGCATGTAAAGGCAATCCTCGCCACGGGCGAACTCGGAACCCTGCAGAATGTGGCCCGCGCCAGCCTTGTCTGCATGATGGCCGGCGCTGACTTCATCAAAACATCAACCGGTAAAGAAAGCGTCAACGCCACCCTGCCCGTGAGCCTCGTCATGATCCGCGCCATCCGCGACTACTTCGAGGCCACCGGCACCCGCGTCGGCTACAAGCCTGCGGGGGGCATCTCCAAGGCCAAGGACGCCCTGCTCTACCTCGCCCTCCTGAAGGACGAACTCGGCCCCCGCTGGGTCCAGCCCGACCTCTTCCGCTTCGGCGCCTCCTCCCTGCTGGGCGACATCGAACGCCAGCTCGAACACCACGTCACCGGCGCCTATTCGGCCTCTTTTCGGCACGCGATGGGATGA
- a CDS encoding aldehyde dehydrogenase family protein yields MNVPEIFDSLAYGPAPESAAEAQAWLEKHKAKFGHFIDGAFTKPAKGFPTKNPANGAHLAAISQGTDKDVTAAVKAARKAQPKWAALTGHQRARYLYALARLLQKHARLFAVLETLDNGKPIRESRDIDIPLAQRHFYYHAGMAQLAPTELPDRAPLGVAGQIIPWNFPLLMLAWKVAPALAMGNTVVLKPAEYTSLTALLFAEITQEAGLPAGVFNIVTGDGATGEALVGAEVDKLAFTGSTAVGRRIREATAGRSIPLTLELGGKSPYIVFEDADIDSAVEGLVDAIWFNQGQVCCAGSRLLVQEGIADTFHTKLKARMDGLRIGDPLDKCIDVGAIVDPAQLKTITDMVANNTEGETYQPATTLPEGCFYPPTLITGLAPSARLMQEEIFGPVLVSCTFRTPEEAIALANNTRYGLAATLWSENINLALHVAPQLAAGVVWVNGTNMFDAAAGFGGVRESGFGREGGWEGLLAYSRPAKPAKPGKTPAPFEGDGGPADPLDRTAKMFIGGKQARPDSGYSTAIHGPKGDLLGHVGTGSRKDIRNAVEAAAKATGWAKSSAHLRAQILFYLAENLSARADEFANRIKALTGKSGASEVEASISRLFAYAAWADKLDGAAKPVPMRGTALALNEPCGVIGALCSPAQPLLGLVSAIGPAVAMGNRIVACPSEPFPLIATDFYQILDTSDVPPGVVNIVTGPHADLAKTLSEHMEVDSLWNFSSPDLTAPIEKAAAGNLKRTLSLFPDWTDPATEGREMLAAATEIKTVWIPYGV; encoded by the coding sequence ATGAACGTCCCCGAAATCTTCGATTCCCTCGCCTATGGCCCCGCCCCCGAGTCCGCCGCCGAGGCGCAGGCCTGGCTCGAGAAGCACAAGGCCAAGTTCGGCCACTTCATCGACGGCGCCTTTACAAAGCCCGCCAAGGGCTTCCCCACGAAGAACCCCGCCAATGGCGCGCACCTGGCGGCCATCTCTCAGGGCACCGATAAGGACGTCACCGCCGCCGTCAAAGCCGCCCGCAAGGCCCAGCCTAAATGGGCCGCGCTGACCGGCCATCAGCGCGCCAGGTATCTCTACGCCCTCGCCCGGCTCCTGCAAAAGCACGCCCGCCTCTTCGCCGTGCTCGAGACGCTCGACAACGGCAAGCCGATCCGCGAATCCCGCGATATCGACATCCCCCTCGCGCAGCGCCACTTCTACTACCACGCCGGCATGGCCCAGCTCGCCCCAACGGAGTTGCCAGACCGCGCACCCCTCGGCGTCGCCGGCCAGATCATTCCGTGGAACTTCCCGCTCCTGATGCTGGCCTGGAAGGTCGCCCCCGCGCTTGCGATGGGCAACACTGTGGTTCTCAAACCCGCCGAATACACATCGCTTACCGCGCTCCTTTTCGCGGAAATCACTCAGGAGGCCGGCCTGCCTGCGGGCGTCTTCAACATCGTCACCGGCGACGGTGCCACCGGTGAGGCCCTCGTGGGGGCCGAGGTCGACAAGCTCGCCTTCACCGGCTCCACCGCCGTCGGCCGCCGCATCCGCGAGGCCACCGCAGGTCGCTCCATCCCGCTGACGCTCGAACTGGGCGGCAAAAGCCCCTACATCGTCTTCGAGGACGCCGACATCGACTCCGCCGTCGAAGGCCTCGTCGATGCGATCTGGTTCAACCAGGGCCAGGTCTGCTGCGCGGGCTCCCGCCTTCTGGTGCAGGAGGGCATTGCCGACACCTTCCACACCAAGCTCAAGGCCCGGATGGACGGCCTGCGCATCGGTGATCCGCTCGACAAGTGCATCGACGTGGGCGCCATAGTCGATCCGGCCCAGCTCAAGACCATCACCGATATGGTCGCAAACAACACCGAAGGCGAAACCTACCAGCCCGCCACGACACTCCCCGAGGGCTGCTTTTATCCGCCAACCCTCATCACCGGCCTCGCCCCATCGGCAAGGCTGATGCAGGAAGAAATCTTCGGCCCCGTGCTGGTATCCTGCACCTTCCGCACGCCCGAAGAAGCCATCGCGCTGGCCAATAACACCCGCTACGGGCTTGCCGCAACCCTATGGTCTGAAAACATAAATCTGGCTCTCCATGTTGCTCCTCAACTGGCTGCCGGCGTCGTCTGGGTGAACGGCACCAACATGTTCGACGCCGCCGCAGGTTTCGGCGGCGTCCGCGAAAGCGGCTTTGGCCGCGAAGGCGGTTGGGAAGGCCTGCTCGCCTACTCCAGACCCGCCAAACCGGCGAAACCCGGCAAGACGCCCGCACCCTTCGAGGGCGATGGCGGCCCCGCCGATCCCCTCGACCGTACCGCCAAAATGTTTATCGGCGGTAAACAAGCGCGGCCCGATTCCGGATATTCCACCGCTATCCACGGCCCCAAGGGCGACCTCCTCGGCCACGTCGGCACTGGCTCCCGCAAGGACATCCGCAATGCCGTCGAAGCTGCGGCCAAGGCAACCGGATGGGCAAAATCCTCCGCCCATCTCCGCGCCCAGATCCTCTTCTACCTGGCCGAGAATCTCTCTGCCCGCGCCGATGAATTTGCCAACCGTATCAAGGCCCTGACCGGAAAATCCGGCGCATCCGAAGTTGAGGCCAGCATCTCCCGCCTGTTCGCCTACGCCGCCTGGGCCGACAAGCTCGACGGTGCTGCCAAGCCAGTGCCGATGCGCGGCACCGCGCTCGCCCTCAACGAGCCCTGCGGCGTCATCGGCGCGCTCTGTTCCCCCGCCCAGCCGCTCCTCGGCCTGGTCAGCGCCATCGGCCCCGCCGTGGCCATGGGCAACCGCATCGTCGCCTGCCCCTCCGAGCCGTTTCCCCTAATTGCGACCGATTTCTATCAAATTCTCGACACTTCGGATGTGCCCCCCGGCGTGGTCAACATCGTCACCGGCCCCCATGCCGATCTGGCAAAGACCCTGTCCGAGCACATGGAGGTCGACAGCCTCTGGAACTTCTCCAGCCCCGATCTGACCGCGCCCATCGAGAAGGCCGCGGCGGGCAACCTCAAGCGCACCCTCTCGCTCTTCCCCGACTGGACGGACCCGGCCACAGAGGGGCGCGAGATGCTGGCCGCCGCGACCGAGATCAAGACGGTCTGGATTCCCTACGGCGTTTAG
- a CDS encoding PAS domain S-box protein, with amino-acid sequence MGFAGFGRPRAVGIDPMTQLGAAVQATYAVIWFTPEGVILDANDNFCTATGYARDEVVGQHHKMFVQRGFAASEEYKAFWDRLGRGESFTATFPRIANGDRNIWIEAAYVPLRNAAGEVEKVVKFATDVTEREFEAIKAKSRLTALDKSQAVIEFEPDGTIVTANRNFLAAVGYELEEIRGKHHSIFLREDLRKTPEYSCFWSDLAAGKPKLGKFRRFAKDGREMWLEATYNPIIDGRGKVVKVVKFAADITDTRTQAIDSAGQLDALSRSQAVIEFRPDGTILTANENFLAATGYSAEEVTGKHHRLFVDPIEAATPGYEAFWAALAGGTFKAGQFRRITKGGREIWIEASYNPILDTDGKVAKVVKFATDITAQKTTIQAFQDAVSRLASHDLTVQITVEVPEEFGRLKEEFNLSVQALSEVISGISGRADAILTETGQISAAARDLSVRTEKQAAALEETAAALDEMTSSVRGAAGNAEDAARTASAAEESTASGLEMSRKAVEAMKEIAASSEQVSNITSVIDEIAFQTNLLALNAGVEAARAGESGRGFAVVASEVRQLAQRSSDSSREIAQLVASTFERIQSGVTLVDDSGSALEQIAGYVQDIRSKVASLATSSQEQSVGLEEINSAVNELDRGTQQNAAMFEETSAATQALEQEAETLSGSTRQFRFGGNEAPVAPKVAQAG; translated from the coding sequence ATGGGTTTTGCAGGCTTCGGGCGCCCCCGCGCGGTCGGTATTGATCCGATGACGCAATTGGGCGCGGCGGTTCAGGCAACCTATGCGGTGATCTGGTTCACCCCCGAGGGCGTGATCCTGGATGCGAATGACAATTTTTGCACCGCGACGGGCTATGCACGCGACGAGGTTGTCGGGCAGCATCACAAGATGTTCGTACAGCGTGGTTTTGCTGCGAGCGAGGAATACAAGGCGTTCTGGGACCGGCTCGGCCGGGGCGAGAGCTTTACGGCCACCTTTCCGCGCATTGCAAATGGCGACCGCAATATCTGGATCGAGGCTGCTTACGTGCCGCTGCGCAACGCCGCCGGTGAGGTGGAAAAGGTTGTGAAGTTCGCGACCGATGTGACCGAGCGGGAGTTTGAGGCCATCAAGGCGAAGAGTCGGCTGACGGCCCTGGATAAATCGCAAGCGGTGATCGAGTTCGAACCTGACGGAACGATTGTTACGGCAAATCGGAATTTCCTTGCAGCGGTCGGTTACGAGCTGGAGGAGATCAGGGGCAAGCATCACAGCATTTTCCTGCGCGAAGATCTGCGCAAGACCCCGGAGTACAGCTGTTTCTGGAGCGATCTTGCGGCGGGAAAACCCAAGCTCGGGAAGTTCAGGCGCTTTGCCAAGGACGGACGCGAGATGTGGCTGGAGGCCACCTACAACCCCATCATCGACGGGCGGGGCAAGGTGGTGAAGGTGGTGAAATTCGCCGCCGATATCACCGACACGCGCACCCAGGCCATCGACTCCGCCGGCCAGCTCGACGCGCTCAGCCGAAGCCAGGCGGTGATCGAGTTCAGGCCCGATGGCACGATACTGACAGCAAACGAGAACTTTCTCGCAGCGACGGGCTACAGCGCCGAGGAGGTGACGGGCAAGCACCACCGCCTGTTCGTGGATCCGATAGAGGCTGCGACGCCCGGCTATGAAGCCTTTTGGGCCGCGCTGGCTGGCGGCACCTTCAAGGCGGGGCAGTTTCGGCGCATCACGAAGGGAGGGCGCGAGATCTGGATTGAGGCGAGTTACAACCCGATCCTCGATACCGATGGAAAGGTGGCGAAGGTGGTGAAATTCGCGACTGACATCACCGCGCAGAAAACGACGATACAGGCGTTTCAGGACGCGGTGTCGCGCTTGGCCAGCCACGATCTGACGGTTCAGATCACGGTCGAGGTGCCCGAAGAGTTCGGCCGGCTGAAGGAAGAGTTCAACCTGTCGGTACAGGCGCTGTCGGAGGTGATCTCGGGGATTTCGGGGCGCGCCGATGCGATCCTGACCGAAACGGGGCAGATCTCGGCCGCGGCCCGGGATCTGAGTGTGCGCACCGAAAAGCAGGCGGCCGCGCTTGAGGAAACCGCCGCCGCGCTCGACGAGATGACCTCTTCGGTGCGGGGCGCGGCGGGCAATGCCGAGGACGCGGCGCGCACCGCCAGTGCGGCAGAGGAAAGCACGGCGAGCGGGCTGGAGATGTCGCGCAAGGCGGTGGAAGCGATGAAGGAGATCGCGGCCAGTTCGGAGCAGGTTTCGAACATCACCAGCGTGATCGACGAAATCGCCTTTCAGACCAACCTTCTGGCATTGAACGCCGGCGTCGAGGCGGCGCGGGCGGGAGAGAGCGGCCGCGGCTTTGCCGTGGTGGCCTCGGAAGTGCGCCAACTCGCGCAGCGCTCGTCCGACAGCTCGCGTGAGATTGCCCAGCTCGTTGCCTCCACCTTCGAGCGCATCCAATCCGGCGTGACGCTGGTGGATGACAGCGGCTCTGCGCTGGAACAGATCGCAGGCTACGTGCAGGACATCCGGAGCAAGGTGGCAAGCCTTGCCACCTCTTCGCAGGAACAATCGGTTGGACTGGAAGAGATCAACAGCGCGGTGAACGAGCTTGACCGTGGCACCCAGCAGAACGCGGCCATGTTCGAAGAGACAAGTGCGGCAACACAGGCCTTGGAGCAGGAGGCTGAAACCCTGTCGGGCAGCACCCGGCAGTTCAGGTTCGGTGGCAATGAGGCGCCTGTTGCTCCGAAGGTGGCGCAGGCAGGGTGA